The genomic segment ttacatatttaaagttacagacacagaaacagtctgttttgagtaaggctgaaatagaggggtttatagacatgatcaaatactggatcagagtggatttagaacaagaaacttcacacacgttttgaggagctctgagacttatttaaactggttgaagaggaggagaatatgtgacctttaacaaaattCATATCTTGAAGACAACCCAGCCTGCCCCCTTTTATAGAATCTACCTCTACTCCTTCATAAGTACGGAGATTTTGTATGTATTAGATTCCATTAAATACACCTATTAACCAAAATGCACATCGTTTTCTAAGGTTcgagaaagcctgagtgtatataaaatattaatgtttcagccaaggcaacaaaatgaactgttaTTGTATTTCAACGTCAgcacaatgttttttaaaactttgttgagtGTGGTGTGGCGGCCTCTCACCTGTacgagtaaaaagagaaaagacctcCTTCCATCCTGGCCCCGCCCCCGTAggctcctcccttctccctgatttctccatgcagaaacttagccgtcatcatcctcgccaagatgcacaaactttaagagaaaaaaggaaacaaaaagtttttattacactttagatgaactaaaagttacacgtagaaaaaagtagaaagacaaaaaactgtccgtgtaaatcagacttttaaaggaaGTGCTCATCCCTGCCAGGTACAGGTGTGGTTACCTGGCGTAGTCGTGGTGGGAGAAGGGTACCGTACGAATACTCTCGCTGATAAAGTGAACAGGGAAGGGAAGCTGGAAGAACGTTTTCATCTGACACGGCTGGAAGTTTTGCtcctgaaatcagagaagatgatctttactgtcactgtacaagtacaacaaaaacctgtcggagcacacctgtagagaagtagttaaatatagaacatatacaaatactaaacccaccagtatatatacaaacaaaacagttatatTATACAATAAGATGTAAACTATGGTTAAAAGAGAGCTGAGCGGTACTGGTGGAATATTGTActcaggtattaaaaaaaaacaaataagcgttatatttataatctcatgcatgcacaggactttgttttgaaggaatgtctcataataaaggacaaaataaaattacaggTGATCTCACAACTATTGAAATCAGAGGTTCAACTGatttgtgttggtgttattttgcttcttcaaagatttttgactttaaaatctgtatttttgcgtttctataagacggcctttcttcatcttttccattattttatcttctttaatctgcagagacggttctgcctttaatataatgtgaactCACTATGGCAGGGATATTTTTAGAGGAGTGGTTCTTAATGGGTTTAGCTTTAGGACTCatcaccatctcctcctgcgaccagagtttctgatattgttcaacctatcaggtttattttcaatgaaagatgtttcaaaagatgtgacagaacaaagatacagaacatagaactttacagacttttggacagcatcatttttttcccctaggAACTCAgtcacgacccactgaaaacagctctgtgacccacttaTGGGCCcctacccaccagttgagaaccactgacatagcgagcaaacaaacacagaaatgtaagaTGTTCCTGAAAACTTACAGAGATGAGTTTCCGGCTCAGCCCCGAGACATCCGATGGGTCGAGAGgcctctttagaaaaaaaaatcaagagaatattaaaatctaattttaagaattattctgcctgctttcatgttttgatttgtttgttgatagTTTACCTCAATAATGTTACTTCTGACCGGTTTGCGCTCCTTTCTGTTGTCAGCCACGTCCTTCATGAAGCTCTCCAGCTGTGCTGCCGTGTCCGACATTTTCTGTGGAGTAGTGTTGATCGCACACCTgtaagagacaaacatttacattgacgAGCATGTTACAAACAGACCCTTTATATTGAAACCATGttgcagtaattaaaataacattaactgcAGAATACTGTCACTATCtcttcatcattcaaaaatctATCACCATGGAGGCGaccatagcctagtggttagtggacgccccatgtgtggaggctgtagtcctccaagcggacgacctgtggctcatttcctgctttccccactctctctctctctctctctctctctgatttctgactctgtccactgtcctgtctctaaaataaaggcccaaaaagccccaaaacaaaaccttttaaaagaaaacctctcctcaggtgtaacatctcacctcatgttgtccGGGTTGAGAAGATGCTTCTTGATCCTGACGAGCGTTCGGATGACTTGGCTGAGGTCGGACAACTCAGCGACCCTCTTCATAAACTTCACCTGaagtaatcattgataaaagatGGATAAAAGATGAAGcgagagaatggaaaaacaaaaaacctcttgcacaaagtaggaacaaatgaaattgtctctgcttgtcagaaaaaaatcatgctatactgtatgtcttgaaTCTGCGTCTGCGTAATTTacttcaagctttaaatcactatgacaacacttcttaaagctgacgtgcaggagtcagacactatcattttagttttttaggatCAACACTCCAGGTGCATACCTGTTCCATCCCACCAAGCGTCTCATTGAGGTCTCCTGCTGGAGTCAGGTGACGGCCTGCACGTGTCATGGCGTACATGTGGCCCGAGTAGGAGATCCCATTGGCTAACTcctgtgctgacatcatcaccagcactCTCAGGCGCTCCACCTCGTCAAAGTGGGGGctgtagtgaaaaaaaaaaaaaaaagaagataaataatgagctgtcttctcagcctcctcgaatttcaggacacattttctctcagtttataagaagtgatggaggacgtacttgttgaatatgtcgctccacagatgaaacatgtgaggaaggtttctctccaggcaggaggaggacaggaggacaccctggaacagagaacacagagacaagactcTTCTTTGATTACCTGTTTTATACCGATGTAATGTAaccagcagcagttaaacactgaaccaagataaatcacaacctctgtttatgtaacacacgatcactcagtttcaatttctgcagctttgaggagacatttgatttttgaagacgacgcagcagaaagaagatgggtttccacaatgcacaagaatcatcataataaagaacaaacatttaattaatatagAATAAAGTTACTAAATTACATGTGATGTCATATATGAAGGAACCTGACATGGAGCAGCATACTTCATtactccattcatccattttcttccacttatcaaaggtcaggtctctgtggcagcagtagtaattcaacccagacttctctcTTTCCAGTTCCTCCTGAGGGATTCTGACGTGTTCCCAGGCCAGTGGGGATATACACAGTAATCCCTCCAGTAAACTCTGGGTCtcccccggggtctcctcccagttggggcgTGCTCAGAAGACctcaaagggaggcgtccaggtggcatcctaatcagatggccGAACCACCTCGACTGGCTCCTTTAGATTTGAGGGAGAAAcggctctactctgagctctaccagaatgtctgagctcctcgccctctctctaaGACTGAGCCCAGCCGAcctctggaggaaactcatttcagccgcttgtatccaCCATCTTAttatttcggtcactacccatagctcatgatcaTAGGTGACCGGTAAatggagagctttgccttcaggctcagactCACTCCCTACATCATCTAAAGTATTCTTGTCCAGAAATGTCTCTGTCCAAACATTACTTCTATCCATATATTTGTaagacttttcaaacacagtaagCTGGTACTGACCTGCTCGTACATGTCCAGCTGGGTGGAGTCAGGGACGACCTGGGTGGAGACAGACATGCCCCCAGTCTTCAGCTCCATCTGCTGGGACTGTTGTCTGTAGTCCAGACCTCCACAGCCCAtcctgatttaacaaacagacacacatgcaatctttaaaatgctttcaaacaccacctgtccaaaccttacacaaatacagaaaagatcaataaagcataatatcttcaaacttttcatataccaggtgacacattttgaaatcttgCTCTGGTCCAATCGACTGTCAGGTGAACTTACTTGGTGACAACGCTGCAGAAGAGCGGGACATAGAGCCTGAGGTCCTCCGGCAGTGTGTTGAGACTGCACATGGCTCTGAAGTAAACTAGCCCGTTGGCGGGCTGCTCACAGTACTGCACCGGTACGCCGActgaaggagacaaggagaggaaacattttaaggggttttaaccacaacactctgagatgattcttccttgttgtgtataatgttttataaacttgtgTAGAGCGGACACTGGGCCGTACCTGCTGTGCTGATCTGAACAGGAGTAACAGGGATCGTGGGCTCAATGTCAGACACTTTCAGTGCCGGCAAACAGGAGGCGTCCTGCGTTTTGCTctgagcagccagcagctccagacctttttccaagaagaagaagaagaacatgaatatgaaacagacaGTTAAATCAGAAGTGCCTCAATCAAAtccttctgaaatgtttcaacaagttttactggttgggtcataaacagaaaagtgaatgcaggtgaaatgttcttttatggttttccatcagtaaatctctgtactttaatgtttctaacaAGTCCCCTCAAAGacggtttttaatatttaaggcaACTCCTCACCCCCTCGGACTAAAACTGGCAAATGACACTCAATTCAGTAAcacttttgtctgtctttgaaaacttatagagcagctttgaatgatttgcagctcaaaaaacatcttatttatctgatactggcgtcaataaaaaacacctcaagccgtttagcgccctctgctgactcatcctgggattactccaacatatgtttacctcatgcTCTATAACTCTGCctgtgtttagtttgaacatgcagcattgtaacactatatgaCTAAATGAGGGATCTAGAACAGGTCAACATGAATAtattctgtatacagtcacattgcagcgcttgatgtttttttcccagttattgtgttaatctgatggtttattggattttttggggcttcaatcaaatcaatcaagcagccaataaaagcctgtttgcttcagacaattctgtgtgatttcacagagtcaagctcagaaagtgttttaacagaagcagagaaacacagatttcctcCGTGGAGCAGTTTCAATCATTTGTACCTTTTTCATAGATGTCTTTTTTGTCGCTGTCTGACAGAGCATGGATCTTTTTCTGGAGCTTCTCCTCCTCGGCTTTGGCCTGTTTCTCCAAGTAGACCTCATCCGGACTCATGGACagggtcagtctgtgtgtgttctcctgtaggGGGGGTAATGGggatttgaagaggaagagaaaaaacacaaatgatacagaaaaccttcaaagttcatgtttttttgtcatgatcttAAAACACTCCAGGGCTGCTGAGGTTGACCTTAAGAGCAGAACGAGTATTTCCCCCTACAGAGAACATTAGTGAGACTTGTAAAAGgtttattcttgtattttttttaaacctttttttcacatatttctggatgttttgaagaaaagtactTTCCCAGTGTCACACACCTTAAAGTAGTGCTTGACTTTGTCCTGGAGGAAGCGAGGGTTTTCCTTCAGGGTCTGTTTGAACTTGGCAACGCTGTCGttgatctgcagcagctccaccggGTCGCCGTCGTGGTTCCACGATGACGCAATGtactagaaaaaacaaaaatgtatatacatacacaaacagccatgaataatgaaaccgacatgtgaaacatgcagcagaatcCACAAAGCGATTATAACATTACTGACAAAATAAAGCTAATCTAAGTGTCCTGTTTGACTCTTACATTGATGTATAGTGATTAAAACTTTACTTCTCATACACATGTGTAATCCCTTTAAATATTATACT from the Labrus bergylta chromosome 4, fLabBer1.1, whole genome shotgun sequence genome contains:
- the LOC136178875 gene encoding presequence protease, mitochondrial-like → MYPFSTQNGKDFQNLLSVYLDAAFFPCLREQDFWQEGWRLENENPTDPNSPLVFKGVVFNEMKGAFSDNERVYAQHLQNKLYPDHTYSVVSGGEPLAIPDLTWEQLKQFHATHYHPSNARFFTYGDLPLEQHLKQIEEEALSKFERINPNTEVPPQPHWSSPREDHVTCSPDALAPDPARQNTLCVSYLLGDITDTFEGFTLSLLSSLMISGPNSPFYKALIEPNIRTDFSSVVGYDGSTKEASFSIGLQGMAEEDTERVKQIISQTINDIIESGFEEERIDALLHKIEIQMKHQSTNFGLSLASYIASSWNHDGDPVELLQINDSVAKFKQTLKENPRFLQDKVKHYFKENTHRLTLSMSPDEVYLEKQAKAEEEKLQKKIHALSDSDKKDIYEKGLELLAAQSKTQDASCLPALKVSDIEPTIPVTPVQISTAVGVPVQYCEQPANGLVYFRAMCSLNTLPEDLRLYVPLFCSVVTKMGCGGLDYRQQSQQMELKTGGMSVSTQVVPDSTQLDMYEQGVLLSSSCLERNLPHMFHLWSDIFNNPHFDEVERLRVLVMMSAQELANGISYSGHMYAMTRAGRHLTPAGDLNETLGGMEQVKFMKRVAELSDLSQVIRTLVRIKKHLLNPDNMRCAINTTPQKMSDTAAQLESFMKDVADNRKERKPVRSNIIERPLDPSDVSGLSRKLISEQNFQPCQMKTFFQLPFPVHFISESIRTVPFSHHDYASLCILARMMTAKFLHGEIREKGGAYGGGARMEGGLFSFYSYRDPNSVQTLSAFRRGVDWAKSGQFTQQDIDEAKLSVFSAVDSPVAPADKGMGRFLSGVTDEMKQNHRERLFAVTHQSLVEVAERYLGVGQRTCGVAILGPENEAIKKDPSWIVK